DNA from Acidobacteriota bacterium:
CCGCTTCGGCAAGCCGGTCCGCACGATCGAGGATCCGGGCCTCAAGCTGAAGTGGCCCATCGACCGGCGGCTTCGCTTCGACAACCGGGTGCTCCTCTACGATCCGGCGCCGGCCGAGTTCCTGACCCAGGACAAGAAGAACCTCGTCGTCGACACGGCGGTCGTCTGGCGGATCGCCGACCCGGCGCGCTTCCTGGAGACGATCGGCGACATCTCCGGCGCCGAGATGCGGCTGCACGACGTGGTCTGGGCCGGCCTCGCGGCCGCGCTCGGCCGCACCGAGCTCTCGCAGCTCGTGTCCACGAAGCCGAAGCATCTGCGCATCGAGGAGGTCTCGGCGGAGGTCCGCGAGTCCGCGGTCGCCGTCTCCCTGCCTCAGCTCGGTGTCGAGATTCTCGAAGTCCAGCTCACCCGCCTGAGCTTTCCGGAGCAGAACCTGGAGTCCGTCTTCGCCCGCATGCGAGCGGAGCGCGAGCGGATCGCCAAGGAGTACCGGGCCCAGGGCGAGGAACAGGCGATGATCATCCGCGCCGAGGCCGACCGGGACCGGGAGTTGATCCTCGCGGACGCCTACCGTGACGCCCAGATCCTCCGCGGCCAGGGCGACGCCGAGGCGGCCGGCATCTACGGCGACGCCTACCGGCAGGACCCCTCCCTCTACCGCTTCCTGCGGACCCTGGAGTCCTACGAGTCGATTCTCGACGACCAGACGACCGTCATCCTGTCGGCGGACTCGGAGCTCTTCTCACTGCTGGGCGGCTCCGAATGAGCCGTCGCGCCAT
Protein-coding regions in this window:
- a CDS encoding protease modulator HflC, whose amino-acid sequence is MTQHDHHQHDDHHGHHHHRHGDAHRHDGGDGHEHSPRRATSWWRAGLAVLAIVALARTVFVVPETESAIVTRFGKPVRTIEDPGLKLKWPIDRRLRFDNRVLLYDPAPAEFLTQDKKNLVVDTAVVWRIADPARFLETIGDISGAEMRLHDVVWAGLAAALGRTELSQLVSTKPKHLRIEEVSAEVRESAVAVSLPQLGVEILEVQLTRLSFPEQNLESVFARMRAERERIAKEYRAQGEEQAMIIRAEADRDRELILADAYRDAQILRGQGDAEAAGIYGDAYRQDPSLYRFLRTLESYESILDDQTTVILSADSELFSLLGGSE